From Pseudovibrio sp. Tun.PSC04-5.I4, a single genomic window includes:
- a CDS encoding DMT family transporter has protein sequence MFSEFNSDGSGHRIASLIALGLGAICFGSIPYFAKVGFAAGISPGAAVLLRYVLPAVLLAPYLPQALKSGPSSRQYLLFGMIMSLGAWSYFYALSALPISLAASLFFSYPALLVILRRIGGVKLRSSDRLTLALVASALLLILASTPLADLDLIAVAIGLIGPLCYGGLQLVSRRAPSYLPSLAMAACIFTGAILAALPLMLIDGQLWESEAAGSIALPIFGLALVAGLLPQLLLAYGSSDKSGRKTAYTTGFIEFGLAILTGFWVFSEPLGLAQALGFICLLGALYLMNEPSRLPRYLQD, from the coding sequence ATGTTTTCTGAATTTAACAGTGATGGTTCTGGGCATCGCATCGCCAGCTTAATTGCGCTTGGGTTGGGTGCAATTTGCTTCGGCAGCATTCCTTATTTCGCCAAGGTTGGTTTTGCTGCGGGCATTTCACCCGGTGCTGCTGTTTTACTCAGGTACGTTTTGCCTGCTGTGCTTCTCGCACCTTACTTGCCACAGGCTTTGAAATCCGGCCCAAGCAGTCGCCAATACCTGCTGTTTGGCATGATCATGAGTTTGGGCGCCTGGAGCTACTTTTATGCTTTGAGCGCATTGCCAATCTCTCTAGCTGCCAGTCTGTTTTTTTCCTACCCCGCCCTGCTTGTAATTTTGAGGCGTATCGGCGGCGTCAAATTGAGAAGCAGCGATAGACTAACCCTTGCATTGGTGGCGTCTGCACTGCTTCTTATTTTAGCGAGTACACCACTGGCCGATCTTGATCTAATCGCTGTTGCAATCGGCCTCATCGGACCTTTGTGTTATGGTGGATTACAGTTGGTCAGCCGCAGAGCTCCCAGTTATTTGCCATCTCTTGCTATGGCTGCCTGCATTTTTACCGGTGCGATTTTGGCAGCCCTACCGCTAATGCTCATTGACGGTCAGCTGTGGGAGAGTGAGGCCGCTGGATCGATTGCATTGCCCATCTTCGGCCTTGCACTTGTTGCAGGTCTCTTGCCGCAGCTTCTGCTTGCGTATGGTAGTTCCGACAAGTCCGGACGAAAAACAGCTTATACAACCGGTTTCATCGAATTTGGACTAGCGATCCTGACAGGATTCTGGGTGTTCTCTGAACCGCTTGGACTAGCTCAAGCGCTTGGTTTTATATGCTTATTGGGTGCGCTCTATTTGATGAACGAACCTTCGCGCCTCCCAAGATATTTGCAGGACTAG
- a CDS encoding haloacid dehalogenase type II — MSHSVYLFDAYGTLFDVHAAARKHIGAVGPEGKKLSSIWREKQLEYSWVRSLMGQYVDFWELTVQALDTAFDLVPEANRAARDELLAAYWELDCYPEVPQVLKELREQGSKLAILSNAPMKMMDGALKNAGITDYFDAVFSVDPVKTYKPHPEVYDLVTTHFRLYPDAISFQSSNRWDVAGASKFGMRTVWINRAQMPDEYTDLSPSAVLKDLSGLPSLG; from the coding sequence ATGAGCCACTCAGTTTATTTATTCGATGCCTATGGAACCCTTTTTGATGTGCATGCCGCAGCCAGAAAACACATTGGTGCAGTGGGCCCTGAAGGTAAAAAACTTTCGTCAATCTGGCGGGAAAAACAACTTGAGTATTCGTGGGTTCGGTCTCTCATGGGCCAATATGTCGACTTTTGGGAACTAACTGTGCAGGCTCTGGATACCGCCTTCGATCTTGTTCCCGAGGCCAACAGAGCCGCTCGCGATGAGCTGCTGGCTGCCTATTGGGAGCTGGATTGTTATCCAGAGGTTCCGCAAGTTCTCAAAGAGCTCCGTGAGCAAGGCTCAAAACTTGCGATCCTTTCCAATGCACCTATGAAGATGATGGATGGTGCTTTGAAAAATGCAGGAATTACGGATTACTTTGATGCCGTGTTTTCCGTTGACCCTGTAAAGACCTACAAACCACATCCTGAGGTTTATGATCTGGTCACAACTCACTTCCGCCTCTACCCGGACGCCATCTCATTCCAATCTTCAAACCGATGGGATGTAGCAGGTGCTTCAAAGTTTGGGATGCGAACTGTTTGGATCAACCGGGCTCAGATGCCAGATGAATATACAGATTTGTCCCCTTCTGCTGTCCTGAAAGACCTCAGCGGCTTGCCTTCGTTGGGATAA